One Fusobacterium ulcerans DNA segment encodes these proteins:
- a CDS encoding ABC transporter ATP-binding protein has protein sequence MLLEAKNIFVSFKKENQTSFFGKERQEVVKDVSISLKKGECLGIIGESGSGKSTFGKTLIGLLTPDKGDVTVNGISLYGKSSRDEKRKVKQAVSVVFQDYTSSANPRFRIKDIIGESLRVIEKRENIKIDKKKRTEELLELVGLNKNFIDRYPHELSGGQLQRVCIARAVATNPEIILLDEAISSLDASTQTQVMDLLKNLQKEFGFSYIFITHDLPSVTYMCDRVIFFYDGKIVEQVDDIYMLSEVKSSYAAKLLHSILEIDIQNEEQRSYAKQQSYS, from the coding sequence ATGCTCCTAGAAGCTAAAAATATATTTGTTAGTTTTAAAAAAGAAAATCAAACTTCTTTTTTTGGAAAAGAGAGACAGGAAGTAGTAAAAGATGTGTCAATCTCTTTAAAAAAAGGAGAATGTTTAGGTATAATAGGAGAAAGCGGAAGTGGTAAAAGTACTTTTGGAAAAACATTAATAGGCCTTTTAACTCCTGATAAAGGAGATGTAACTGTCAATGGAATAAGCCTTTATGGTAAATCTTCAAGAGATGAAAAAAGAAAAGTAAAACAGGCAGTAAGTGTAGTATTCCAAGATTATACCTCTTCCGCAAATCCAAGATTTCGTATAAAAGATATCATTGGAGAATCTTTAAGAGTTATAGAAAAAAGAGAAAATATAAAAATTGATAAAAAGAAAAGAACTGAAGAGCTTCTTGAATTAGTTGGTCTCAATAAAAATTTTATAGATAGATATCCCCATGAATTAAGTGGAGGTCAGCTGCAAAGAGTATGTATAGCAAGAGCTGTTGCTACAAACCCAGAAATTATTCTTCTTGATGAAGCTATCAGTTCTCTGGATGCTTCTACTCAGACTCAAGTTATGGATCTCTTAAAGAATCTCCAGAAAGAATTTGGATTTTCATATATTTTTATAACTCATGATCTTCCATCAGTGACATATATGTGTGATAGAGTAATATTTTTTTATGATGGTAAAATAGTGGAACAGGTTGATGATATTTATATGCTGTCAGAAGTAAAAAGTTCTTACGCTGCAAAACTTTTACATTCTATTTTAGAAATTGATATACAAAATGAGGAGCAGAGAAGTTATGCAAAACAACAGTCTTACTCATAA
- a CDS encoding MATE family efflux transporter, translating into MQNNSLTHKIYLHIMIPFMLSTVTQPLLGAADIAVVGRLGDEKYIAGISIGTLIFNTIYWVFGFLRVSTTGFSAQSAKNSDIQKTSDTFFRPLFIAIFISILFIIFQNTIFNFSMELIVPDIEIKKAASEYFFILIWGAPFVLINYVILGWLMGQGNIKGSLSMQISSNLLNIILDVILVVIFKQKIAGVAYATLISQIVSTLIGLYYLLPYGYTKNLCLKNIFRKKELISIMCVNKDLMLRTVCLVVHNNLFTAASSSLGVTILSANAVLFQVLSIISYLLDGIANTSSVFAGRAAGERDNILMKNTWKKTLQWGLIMAGILTVIYLISYPKIIEIFTNITTVVHTAERYAYWIALYPILAFIGLTFYGVFTGSSVTAPILYSTAGALAGFLLSWKYVIPILNNDGIWISLLLFYFLRSILLIPFLKKTLN; encoded by the coding sequence ATGCAAAACAACAGTCTTACTCATAAAATATATCTTCATATAATGATTCCTTTTATGCTTTCAACTGTGACACAGCCTTTATTAGGAGCAGCTGATATAGCGGTAGTAGGAAGGCTTGGAGATGAAAAATATATTGCTGGTATATCTATTGGAACTCTTATCTTCAATACAATATATTGGGTATTTGGCTTTTTAAGAGTAAGTACTACAGGATTTAGTGCTCAGAGTGCAAAAAATTCTGATATTCAAAAAACTTCAGATACTTTTTTCAGACCTCTTTTTATAGCTATTTTCATCAGTATATTATTTATAATATTTCAAAATACTATATTTAATTTTTCCATGGAGCTAATAGTTCCTGATATAGAAATAAAAAAAGCTGCAAGTGAATACTTTTTTATACTCATATGGGGAGCCCCCTTTGTTTTAATTAACTATGTCATTCTCGGGTGGCTCATGGGACAGGGAAATATAAAAGGTTCTCTTAGTATGCAGATAAGCAGCAATCTTTTAAATATAATTTTAGATGTGATTTTAGTTGTAATTTTTAAGCAGAAAATTGCTGGTGTTGCATATGCTACACTTATATCTCAAATAGTTTCTACTTTAATTGGATTATATTATCTGCTTCCCTATGGTTATACTAAAAATTTATGTTTAAAAAATATTTTCAGAAAGAAAGAGTTAATCTCTATTATGTGTGTAAATAAAGATCTTATGCTGAGAACAGTCTGTCTTGTTGTACATAATAATCTTTTTACAGCTGCAAGCTCTTCTCTTGGAGTGACTATTCTCTCTGCTAATGCTGTTCTTTTTCAAGTACTTTCAATTATTTCATATCTGCTGGATGGTATAGCTAACACTTCCAGTGTTTTTGCTGGAAGAGCAGCAGGGGAAAGAGATAATATTCTTATGAAAAATACATGGAAAAAAACGCTTCAATGGGGATTGATAATGGCAGGAATACTTACAGTTATATATTTAATTTCATATCCAAAAATAATAGAAATATTTACAAATATAACTACTGTAGTTCATACAGCTGAAAGATATGCTTACTGGATAGCTCTCTATCCTATTTTAGCTTTTATAGGGCTGACTTTCTATGGAGTTTTTACTGGTTCATCTGTTACTGCTCCAATTCTTTATTCTACAGCTGGAGCTTTGGCTGGCTTCCTTCTTTCATGGAAATATGTAATTCCAATTTTAAATAATGATGGTATCTGGATATCTTTGCTTCTATTCTATTTTTTAAGAAGTATATTATTGATACCATTTCTCAAAAAAACTTTAAATTAA
- a CDS encoding M14 family metallopeptidase produces MSFVLGNIKCENGKKEKGYWNIEKTRYHIPITAICGKKEGKTVVISSGVHSCEYVGIQAAIETAQELSPENISGTVVILHPVNYTGFFKRLPAVIPEDNKNLNRVFPGDKDGTLSEKIAYNFSKYLYPNIDFFFDLHGGDVQENVTPFVYFSGSADEEVKKISIEAAKSLSLPYRVKSSSVNGVYSSAAMQGVPSLLVERGGRGLWSKEEVGAYKEDILRLLTHFNILENNFSFSDMTQAEINNSKYLESRHNGFWYPAFEAGDTFKKGAFLGEIKDCFGNILETYKAEFDGIILYETISLAIAIDDPLIAYGEI; encoded by the coding sequence ATGAGTTTTGTTTTAGGCAATATAAAATGTGAAAATGGAAAAAAAGAAAAGGGATACTGGAACATAGAAAAAACTAGATATCATATCCCTATTACTGCTATCTGTGGAAAAAAAGAGGGAAAAACTGTTGTCATTTCTTCTGGAGTACATAGTTGTGAATATGTGGGTATCCAAGCAGCTATTGAAACAGCTCAGGAGCTTTCTCCTGAGAATATTTCTGGAACAGTTGTCATTTTGCATCCTGTGAACTATACAGGCTTTTTCAAAAGACTTCCTGCTGTTATTCCTGAAGATAATAAAAACCTCAACAGAGTTTTCCCTGGAGATAAAGATGGCACTCTTTCTGAAAAAATAGCTTATAATTTTTCAAAATATCTTTACCCTAATATAGATTTTTTCTTTGATCTACATGGAGGAGATGTACAGGAAAATGTTACTCCCTTTGTATATTTCTCTGGCTCAGCAGATGAAGAAGTTAAAAAAATATCAATAGAAGCTGCAAAATCACTTTCACTCCCTTACAGAGTAAAATCATCTTCTGTAAATGGTGTATACAGCTCAGCTGCCATGCAAGGAGTCCCATCTCTTCTTGTGGAAAGGGGAGGAAGAGGCCTTTGGAGTAAAGAAGAAGTTGGAGCTTACAAAGAAGATATTCTAAGACTTCTAACTCATTTTAATATTCTAGAAAATAATTTCAGTTTTTCTGATATGACTCAAGCTGAAATAAATAATTCTAAATACCTTGAATCTAGACATAATGGATTCTGGTACCCAGCTTTTGAAGCAGGAGATACATTTAAAAAAGGAGCATTCCTTGGAGAGATAAAAGACTGTTTTGGAAATATTCTTGAAACCTATAAAGCTGAATTTGATGGAATTATTCTTTATGAAACAATATCTCTAGCAATAGCTATTGATGATCCTCTCATTGCTTATGGAGAAATATAA